GGTGGAAATGGTGCGATCTTTAATACTTAAAAGTAATTGACAATGGATAATTGACAATGGATAATTGACGATGAACAAATTAGAGTTAATGGGATGTTACCACCTCTGGATAAAAATACTATTTGGGCAATTTTAAATCAGGAAATTGATGATGCTACGGTTAATCAATTGGTATGGTATTATCTCGGTTATCGTTATGACGACGGTGAAGGGCGCTGGGATAATTCCAACGTGGAGGATTCTTGGCGCGCTGAATACCCTCAACCCCCTGATTTTATCGCTAATCGTCCTCCCACTGTAAAACTAACTCGCTCTATTCCAAAAGAAAATAAGCAGTTACTCAAAGAGGATTTGGGATTTAAGGGTTATAAAATTGGCGAATTTAGTCCAAGGGAGACGAGGCGCGCTACTGTGGCTAGTTGGTTATTAAGTTATCTCCATGATCATAACTAAGGGTTGCTGAAAAAGTATTTTGGTGAGGGGAGGTTTCAGGTTTCGGGTGTCAGGTTGTAGGTGAAATGCTTATAAATCAAAGATTTAAGCCAAATATTATTTTTCATAAATGGCTCATTTGTATCAATAATTTCGGTTTGAAAATCAAAAAAATTCACGACAAAAGCACTGATAACAATGGGTTTAAACCCATTGCCTACCAATTAAAAACTCTTTACTTATTAATTTTTAATTTTTTTCATAAGGGTTGCCATTTCAATGGCATTCATAGCATAACCCCAACCGTGATTACTCTTAATACCAGCCCTTTCTAAAGCCTGTTGCATAGTATCTGTCGTCAAAACACCAAAAATAACAGGCACTCCCGTTTGGGTGGCAGTGGCAGCAACTCCTTTCGCAACTTCATTGGCAACGTAGTCAAAATGGGGAGTGTCACCTCGGATTATTGCTCCTAGACAAATTATAGCGTCATAACGTTTACTTTCTGCCAGTTTTCGGGTGACGAGGGGAATTTCAAAACTACCCGGCACCCAAGCATAGTCCACTTGTTCTCCGTCTGGGTTCACATCTACACCGTGTCTTTTTAAGCAGTCTTGACAGGCAGTTAATAATTTATTGGTGATTAAATCGTTAAAGCGCCCAATGACGAGGGCAAATCGTAAACTTGTTATATCTTCTGTGAAATTTCCTTCAAAAACTGCCATATCTTATGTAATCAAAATGTTTTTTCTGGTTTCAAAACAGGGCTTAATGATAAGCCCTTTCTTCTTTTTTTCTGCTTTCT
The window above is part of the Cyanobacterium sp. T60_A2020_053 genome. Proteins encoded here:
- a CDS encoding DUF1823 family protein: MLPPLDKNTIWAILNQEIDDATVNQLVWYYLGYRYDDGEGRWDNSNVEDSWRAEYPQPPDFIANRPPTVKLTRSIPKENKQLLKEDLGFKGYKIGEFSPRETRRATVASWLLSYLHDHN
- a CDS encoding 6,7-dimethyl-8-ribityllumazine synthase, whose protein sequence is MAVFEGNFTEDITSLRFALVIGRFNDLITNKLLTACQDCLKRHGVDVNPDGEQVDYAWVPGSFEIPLVTRKLAESKRYDAIICLGAIIRGDTPHFDYVANEVAKGVAATATQTGVPVIFGVLTTDTMQQALERAGIKSNHGWGYAMNAIEMATLMKKIKN